The Emys orbicularis isolate rEmyOrb1 chromosome 21, rEmyOrb1.hap1, whole genome shotgun sequence genome has a segment encoding these proteins:
- the SNRPD2 gene encoding small nuclear ribonucleoprotein Sm D2 isoform X1 has translation MSLLNKPKSEMTPEELQKREEEEFNTGPLSVLTQSVKNNTQVLINCRNNKKLLGRVKAFDRHCNMVLENVKEMWTEVPKSGKGKKKSKPVNKDRYISKMFLRGDSVIVVLRNPLIAGK, from the exons GAGCCTCTTAAACAAACCCAAGAGCGAGATGACCCCTGAGGAGCTGCAGaagcgggaggaggaggagttcaaCACGGGGCCCCTGTCCGTCCTCACCCAGTCGGTCAAGAACAACACCCAGGTGCTGATCAACTGTCGCAACAACAAGAAGCTGCTGGGACGCGTCAAGGCCTTTGACAG GCACTGTAACATGGTGCTGGAGAACGTCAAGGAGATGTGGACGGAGGTGCCCAAGAGCGGCAAGGGCAAGAAGAAATCCAAGCCCGTCAACAAGGATCGCTACATCTCCAAGATGTTCCTGCGGGGGGACTCGGTCATTGTGGTGCTGAGGAACCCCCTCATCGCCGGCAAATAG
- the SNRPD2 gene encoding small nuclear ribonucleoprotein Sm D2 isoform X2, which produces MTPEELQKREEEEFNTGPLSVLTQSVKNNTQVLINCRNNKKLLGRVKAFDRHCNMVLENVKEMWTEVPKSGKGKKKSKPVNKDRYISKMFLRGDSVIVVLRNPLIAGK; this is translated from the exons ATGACCCCTGAGGAGCTGCAGaagcgggaggaggaggagttcaaCACGGGGCCCCTGTCCGTCCTCACCCAGTCGGTCAAGAACAACACCCAGGTGCTGATCAACTGTCGCAACAACAAGAAGCTGCTGGGACGCGTCAAGGCCTTTGACAG GCACTGTAACATGGTGCTGGAGAACGTCAAGGAGATGTGGACGGAGGTGCCCAAGAGCGGCAAGGGCAAGAAGAAATCCAAGCCCGTCAACAAGGATCGCTACATCTCCAAGATGTTCCTGCGGGGGGACTCGGTCATTGTGGTGCTGAGGAACCCCCTCATCGCCGGCAAATAG